One stretch of Bombus affinis isolate iyBomAffi1 chromosome 4, iyBomAffi1.2, whole genome shotgun sequence DNA includes these proteins:
- the LOC126915895 gene encoding uncharacterized protein LOC126915895 isoform X1 — protein MFVCVQRRQTPHEQYVVDNELKSRQNPRLRFQYTRNSPCGDIAACESLRAELKMFHARDILPMLICTMCLISYCASCSPDIGQPLDLSQFAGEWYFAAGTPVNVSLSKCGRFLVRQTSPNTFTVKFTALSYKNDIPTVFNIDGNVNGNDIVATWQLQGSKKRLGPFRHVIAFVKYDTVLGMLVCYESTHHQGYKFVMIWSRERSLPLPILKELRQHSRRMNDSRRVTQNLLVELMKYSGNNQLSQEYQHLRSKWYLEILGYTIAAGVSAMTRITNKTVINDVFRWEIRYCVEYFVIE, from the exons ATGTTTGTATGCGTTCAACGTCGACAAACCCCCCATGAGCAATACGTTGTAGATAACGAACTGAAATCCCGTCAGAATCCGCGTTTACGGTTTCAATATACTCGAAACAGTCCGTGTGGAGACATAGCCGCGTGTGAATCCCTTCGAGCCGAATTGAAAATGTTCCATGCTCGTGATATACTTCCGATGCTGATTTGCACGATGTGTTTGATATCCTATTGTGCGTCCTGCTCACCGGATATTGGACAGCCGCTGGACTTGAGTCAG TTTGCAGGAGAATGGTATTTCGCTGCTGGCACGCCGGTAAATGTAAGCCTAAGTAAATGCGGACGGTTCCTGGTCAGACAGACGTCGCCCAACACGTTTACGGTGAAATTTACTGCGCTCAGTTACAAGAACGATATTCCTACCGTTTTTAACATCGATGGAAATGTCAATGGGAATGATATCGTTGCAACTTGGCAGCTTCAAGGATCGAAAAAGAGATTag GGCCTTTTCGTCACGTAATAGCCTTCGTAAAATACGATACGGTTCTTGGGATGCTGGTCTGTTACGAGTCGACGCATCACCAGGGATACAAGTTCGTCATGATTTGGTCCCGGGAGAGAAGCCTGCCTTTGCCGATCTTGAAGGAACTCAG ACAGCACTCCCGGAGAATGAATGATTCAAGAAGGGTGACGCAGAATTTACTCGTTGAGCTCATGAAATATTCGGGTAACAACCAACTGAGCCAAGAGTATCAACACCTGCGGTCGAAATGGTATCTTGAAATACTTGGCTATACCATTGCGGCTGGAGTTTCAGCCATGACGCGAATCACCAATAAAACTGTCATAAACGATGTATTCCGTTGGGAAATAAGATACTGCGTTGAATATTTCGtaatcgaataa
- the LOC126915895 gene encoding uncharacterized protein LOC126915895 isoform X2 translates to MFVCVQRRQTPHEQYVVDNELKSRQNPRLRFQYTRNSPCGDIAACESLRAELKMFHARDILPMLICTMCLISYCASCSPDIGQPLDLSQFAGEWYFAAGTPVNVSLSKCGRFLVRQTSPNTFTVKFTALSYKNDIPTVFNIDGNVNGNDIVATWQLQGSKKRLGPFRHVIAFVKYDTVLGMLVCYESTHHQGYKFVMIWSRERSLPLPILKELRSKMGAYINQDRIRMVDHGDC, encoded by the exons ATGTTTGTATGCGTTCAACGTCGACAAACCCCCCATGAGCAATACGTTGTAGATAACGAACTGAAATCCCGTCAGAATCCGCGTTTACGGTTTCAATATACTCGAAACAGTCCGTGTGGAGACATAGCCGCGTGTGAATCCCTTCGAGCCGAATTGAAAATGTTCCATGCTCGTGATATACTTCCGATGCTGATTTGCACGATGTGTTTGATATCCTATTGTGCGTCCTGCTCACCGGATATTGGACAGCCGCTGGACTTGAGTCAG TTTGCAGGAGAATGGTATTTCGCTGCTGGCACGCCGGTAAATGTAAGCCTAAGTAAATGCGGACGGTTCCTGGTCAGACAGACGTCGCCCAACACGTTTACGGTGAAATTTACTGCGCTCAGTTACAAGAACGATATTCCTACCGTTTTTAACATCGATGGAAATGTCAATGGGAATGATATCGTTGCAACTTGGCAGCTTCAAGGATCGAAAAAGAGATTag GGCCTTTTCGTCACGTAATAGCCTTCGTAAAATACGATACGGTTCTTGGGATGCTGGTCTGTTACGAGTCGACGCATCACCAGGGATACAAGTTCGTCATGATTTGGTCCCGGGAGAGAAGCCTGCCTTTGCCGATCTTGAAGGAACTCAGGTCCAAAATGGGAGCATACATTAATCAAGACAGAATTCGGATGGTAGATCACGGAGACTGTTAA